The sequence ACCAGCATCAGCAGCGCGAGCGGGTAGTTGCCGGTGGCGGCGAAGATCACGGTCGTGACGCCGTAGACCAACGTGGTCGCGACCGCGGCCCGGACGCTCGGTCTGACCCAGCCGGTCGCCTCCAGCAGGAACCCGCCGAGCACCCCACCCGCGCCGTTCGCGAACAGCAGGACGCCGTACGCGGTGCCCTCGCTGCCCGCGCCGAGGTCACCGGCGAAGATCGGCATCGCCGACTGCAGCGACGCGCCGATGAAGAACGACCCCAGCCCGCCCAGGATGATCATGCTGACCAGCGTGCGGTCGGCCCGGACGTCCTTGAGCACGCGGACCGAGTCGAGCAGCCCCACCCGTTTGCGCTCGACCACGCCGCCGTCGCGGGTGTGGCCGGTGAACTTCGTCCGCAGGAGGAAGACGGTCAGCGGCAGGTAGATCAGCGCGTTGACGAAGATGCCGGGAACCGGCCCGAGGCCGAGCAACAGAGCCGAACCCACCACCGGGCCGAACAGGATCCCGAGACTGCGGAAGGTCGCGTTCAACCGGACCGCGCTCGGCAGCGCGTCGTCGCCGACGAAGTCGTGCAGCATGAGCTGCTCGCCGGGTCCCCACAGCGCGCCGGCCATCCCGTGCAGGACGAGCAGCACGCAGGCTTCCCAGATCCGCAGCGAGTCGGTCAGGAACAGCAGACCCCAGGTGATCGAGACGATCATGAACAGGACCTGGGCGGCCTGGATGACGCGGCGGCAGTCGTACCGGTCGGCGAGCCCGCCGAAATACACCGAGAACAGCAGGAACGGCACCCAGTGGCTGATCACCTCGAACCCGGCCAGCGCGGGCGAGTGGAACTTCTCCCACAGCACCCAGTACGTGATGACGTGCTCGATGTTGTCGGCCATCATCGCGAGGGCCGCGCCGATCAGGTAGATCCGGCAATCGCGGTTCTTGAGTGCGGCGAACCGGGCCGGGGCAGTTGTCACGGGAAACCACACTAAGCTCCGGGGAATGGCCCGGTTCATCGACATCCATCCGGTCAATCCGCAGGCGCGGGCGGTCAGCCAGGTCGTGGCGATGATCCGCGACGGTGCGCTGATCGCGTACCCGACCGACTCCTGCTACGCGCTCGGCTGCCAGATCGGCAACCGGGAGGGGCTCGACCGGATCAAGGCGATCCGCAAGCTCGACGACCGGCACCACTTCACGCTCGTGTGCAGCGACTTCGCCCAGCTCGGTCAGTTCGTGCAGATCGACAACGCGGTGTTCCGGCAGATCAAGGCATCGACGCCGGGGCCGTACACGTTCATCCTGCCGGCCACCCGTGAGGTGCCGAAACGTCTGCTGCACGCGAAGAAGAAGACCGTCGGGGTGCGGATCCCCGAGCACACGGTGACCCAGGCGATCCTCGCCGAGCTCGGTGAACCACTGCTCTCGACGACGCTGACGCTGCCGGGCGAGGACGAGCCGCTGACCCAGGCCTGGGAGATCCAGGAAGCGCTCGACCACCAGATCGACGCGATCGTCGACGCCGGCGAGTGCGGGATGGAGCCGACCACGGTCGTGGACCTGTCCGGCGACGAGCCCGAGATCCTGCGCCGGGGGGCCGGCGACCCGTCACGCTTCGAGTAGGCGCCGGAGGAGTTCGACGAGCTGGGTGCGCTCGGTCTCGTCGAGGGGGGCGAGGACGTCGTCCTGGACGGCGGCGATCTTCTCGTCGAGCTTTCTTAGTCGTTCGTCACCTTTCGGGGTGACCGTGACGACGTTGCGTCGCTTGTCGGCCGGGTCGGGGGCCCGTTTCACGTAGCCGTCGGCTTCGAGCTCGTTCAGCGCGGCGACGACGTCGCTGAGGTGGATGCCGCTGCGGCGTCCGAGTTCGGCCTGACTGGACGGTCCGGCCTCGGCGAGCGTGCCCAGCAGCCGGTAGTGGTAGCCACGGGCGCCCTCGGCCGCGAACCCGTCGGCCACCAGGCGCCCGGCCCGGAGCGCGGCCTGCGACAGCAGCCAGCTCGGCAGCGCGGGAAGTCGGGAGAACGCCGGCTCTTGCATGGACCCACCCTAGTAGGTCTATCGTTAGGGACACTAACGTTAGGGAGGCTAACGATGATCGAGCCGTTTCGGATCGACGTTCCGTCGTCGGAGCTCGACGACCTGTGGGCCCGGCTGGACGCGGCCCGCTGGCCGGACGAGTTGCCCGACGCGGGCCGGGACTACGGTTTTCCGCTGGGCGAGCTGCAAGCGCTGGCGTCGTACTGGCGGTCGGGGTACGACTGGCGTTCGGCCGAGGCCGAGCTCAACTCGTACCCGGGCTTCCGGACGGAGATCGACGGGGCGCTGATCCACTTCCTGCACGTCCGGTCCCCGCGCGCCGATGCGTTGCCGCTGCTGCTCACCCACGGGTGGCCGGGGTCGATCGTCGAGTTCCTCGACGTGCTGGGGCCGCTGTCCGAGGACTTCCACCTGGTCGTTCCGTCTCTGCCCGGGTTCGGGTTCTCCGGCCCGACGCGTGAACGCGGCTGGAACGCCGGACGGGTGGGGGCCGCGTGGGTCGCGCTGATGGATCGCCTCGGTTATTCGCGGTACGGGGCCCACGGTGGTGACTGGGGGTCGGCCGTTTCCCGGATCGTCGGGAATCTGGCCGCTGACCGCGTGGTGGGCGTCCACCTGAACTACCTGCCGACACCACCGGTCGAGGGGTCGTTCTCGGCCGAGGATCGGGCGCGGTTCGCGCAGGCGCGGGCCTACCTGGCGAACCAGCCGGGGGTGCGGGTGCTGCAGTCGCAGACCCCGCAGACGATCGCCTACGCGCTGACCGACTCCCCGATCGGGCAGCTGGCC comes from Cryptosporangium phraense and encodes:
- a CDS encoding MFS transporter, giving the protein MTTAPARFAALKNRDCRIYLIGAALAMMADNIEHVITYWVLWEKFHSPALAGFEVISHWVPFLLFSVYFGGLADRYDCRRVIQAAQVLFMIVSITWGLLFLTDSLRIWEACVLLVLHGMAGALWGPGEQLMLHDFVGDDALPSAVRLNATFRSLGILFGPVVGSALLLGLGPVPGIFVNALIYLPLTVFLLRTKFTGHTRDGGVVERKRVGLLDSVRVLKDVRADRTLVSMIILGGLGSFFIGASLQSAMPIFAGDLGAGSEGTAYGVLLFANGAGGVLGGFLLEATGWVRPSVRAAVATTLVYGVTTVIFAATGNYPLALLMLVVGGVANLAAMSIGQTIVQLRASAEDRGRVLGVYGTAAMGGRFGSGITVGLFGAVVGVHWSLGLSAAALCAGTLAAAVYALRAS
- a CDS encoding L-threonylcarbamoyladenylate synthase; this encodes MARFIDIHPVNPQARAVSQVVAMIRDGALIAYPTDSCYALGCQIGNREGLDRIKAIRKLDDRHHFTLVCSDFAQLGQFVQIDNAVFRQIKASTPGPYTFILPATREVPKRLLHAKKKTVGVRIPEHTVTQAILAELGEPLLSTTLTLPGEDEPLTQAWEIQEALDHQIDAIVDAGECGMEPTTVVDLSGDEPEILRRGAGDPSRFE
- a CDS encoding MarR family winged helix-turn-helix transcriptional regulator; translated protein: MQEPAFSRLPALPSWLLSQAALRAGRLVADGFAAEGARGYHYRLLGTLAEAGPSSQAELGRRSGIHLSDVVAALNELEADGYVKRAPDPADKRRNVVTVTPKGDERLRKLDEKIAAVQDDVLAPLDETERTQLVELLRRLLEA
- a CDS encoding epoxide hydrolase family protein; this encodes MIEPFRIDVPSSELDDLWARLDAARWPDELPDAGRDYGFPLGELQALASYWRSGYDWRSAEAELNSYPGFRTEIDGALIHFLHVRSPRADALPLLLTHGWPGSIVEFLDVLGPLSEDFHLVVPSLPGFGFSGPTRERGWNAGRVGAAWVALMDRLGYSRYGAHGGDWGSAVSRIVGNLAADRVVGVHLNYLPTPPVEGSFSAEDRARFAQARAYLANQPGVRVLQSQTPQTIAYALTDSPIGQLAWIAERFAEWSDPATPVGVDRQLTDVMLYWLTRTAGSAARLHRETGLGPLPCPVPMGVAVFAHDITRSVRSVAERTYDIRRWSEFDRGGHFAALEVPDLLVDDIRAFFGG